gtacaattaaatcaattatGTATTCAACGGACATTATTGACCATTGTtaaagtgatatatatatactagCACCATTTAGCAGTATGAGGTGGGTGGCTAAGTGAAAGTTGACCTTTTCAGGCAAAAGTTTTCCATTACGGATCAATCAGTTTGATCGTGGAGCCATGCAGATCAGCACACTTGAAGGCAATGGAAGTAGCCAAGGAATCTGGGTGCTTGCTCTCCTATGACCCCAACCTTCGTCTACCTTTGTGGCCTTCGGCTGAGGAAGCTCGTAAGCAAATACTGAGCATTTGGGAGAAGGCTGATTTGATCAAGGTCAGTGATGCGGAGCTTGAGTTCCTCACAGGAAGTGACAAGATTGATGATGAATCTGCTTTGTCATTGTGGCACCCCAATTTGAAGTTGCTCCTTGTCACTCTTGGGGAACATGGTTCCAGATACTACACCAAGGTAAAAACCCACCCTTCACTTTAATTACCTATTCCTTTGTTATTTTACTATTCTGTTGAACGTTAGTTGCTTTAGTGCTGTCACAGTATGGTAGATCCGTAGATATCTGTTTGGTTAGCTTTGATGTCATTGATGTGTCGCGGTCATTTTGTATGCTTTTTGCAATGGATAGGCTTGTAAACAAAGTTGCTTTCAGGCTGGGCCACCACGTGTTTCTCTGCTTCTCAACATTCTTtccctccctttttttttttttatcaaatcaaaataaattaaaccgcTCTGCACTTTATTCTCACCTGTTATGTCATTCATGGTAGCTCTGGAATTTCCATCTCACCTTTGTAAAGATTAAACTTTTAAGCATAACGTTTTGTCATGAAGCCATCTCTCACCTTAAAAATTGTTGATggctatatatatttattcactTACACCTTCTGGTGGAGTGCTATTCTTTTTTTGCATCGTATATATCATTAGCATCTGTTATCTGCATAAActcagttttttattttatgctttctgcgttcagttttttatttttatatatatatattttttatgttttgtaatgATGTGTATTGTACTTTTGCCTTGAAACTGAAGAATGTTGATCTCAATTTGCAATAATTGTGTTTGGAAACAATAATTGTCTTTCCCCGTTTTTTCATAAAACCAGAGTTTCAAAGGATCGGTAGATGCTTTCCATGTCAATACAGTTGATACAACTGGTGCCGGTGATTCCTTTGTTGGTGCTTTATTGGCCAAGATTGTCGATGATCAGTCCATACTTGAAGTGAGTGCTTAGCTACCCCAATGGAAATACAAGTGTCTTGATAAAATTACAATAGATACTTGTAAAGatcctttttaaatagtgattgaCTTATTTTAACTTTCTGATTGCAGGATGAACCAAGGTTAAGAGAAGTACTGAAGTTTGCAAATGCATGTGGAGCTATTACAACTACCCAAAAGGGAGCAATTCCGGCCCTTCCCAAAGAGGAGGCTGCACTGAAACTGATCAAAGGGGGGTCATAGAATCTTTTGGCAAAATGCAAAAGTGCTAGCATGATTTCGTTTTCTTCCCCTAATGTTTAAATTTTCCGTTGGATTTGCTTGCTATAAGTTTAGGAGGgaacttttgttttttctccTATGCACTGTTTTCAGGTTTTGCCAAATAACgctttctttcaaattttgagATTAGCGAttgaatgaaaatttgaatcatAAGCTCGGCCCATAGTTGCAACTTAAACAGCTGAAATTGTCTTCTGTCTAACTGTTCAATTTAAGTTTGCAGCAAACTGTTTTTGCAACCAATcatttgaagaagaaaatagaggAGCGAAAGCCCAACCGATTGACTTTACGTCTTTACGCAGTTCAAAAAATCAGTAATACGAACAAGAATGATTCATGGGTCGTATTCATCACTTATAAGGAACTTTGAACATGCCATTTCTATTTACAATACCTAAAGCTCTACATAAATCACATTTCTATTTCGTGGATATTGTCTACACGTTTCAAAAGTAGTGTCAAATAACATCATGCGTGTGCGTGAGGAGATCAATTTATTTCTTACAGAGTAGAATTTGGCAATATAATAGATTAGTACGTCTTCTTGAAAGATATACAATACATAAAGTTCATTTGGTTCGGAACTCCATGTAACTAcccaattttattatataatacatGTGGCAAGCAAGTTGCAATGAGGTATGATATCCAGCTAAGGAATATATTTTCTGATAAatgtttccttttatttgaattcatttacatacattctttttttttttaagtacacACCCTGTACTTGGTGGGATTCAAGTCTATTTTGACAGGTAGAGCCTAGAAGAGGGGGACATTTATAACACGATAGCTTGAGGATGATACTCAATAACCTCCATCTTTAACGACTTCCAAGCACTTGCACACCTTTCCCACTTTGCTTGCATGCGAGCCAGAAAAGCTTCTGCCCATTGTTCATTGCTCCCTCTCATGCTTAGATCACAAGGCAGTGAAAAACTGTTCGAAAGTGCTTAAAATGTCAATAATCTGCCGATAGACTAAATAGCATTcgtatgattttaaatttaatccaTTATTTGTGTAATCTGTCACACTAaccgatgatgatgatgacgatgATTATCAAAACTAAAACCAAATGCATAACTGAGTGAAAAATTTAAAGTAGATTTAGAACAGACTGCAGTCTCACACAATTACCAAAGATTTAGCTTGGCCCAGGTCACAAAATGCTTTCAGTGGATTTCATATCCATTCACTACAACTAAAGTCCACCCATATGGAGTTCAATTTGTCAATAGCCACACCTCTAGTTCGATTGCCAAAGGTTCTAACTGACTATGAtattaacaaatacaaaaatgtaGTATTTACCTTAACAGCTCTTCTGCTTGAGTCCCTTTCTTGAGAGTACTATTCCTGCAAGAACTCAAATTTTAATGTACTCAATTTGTGAGAAATTGtttaacaagaaaaacaaatgaaagatTGCCACCTTTGGTTAATCCAATATAGGTTGTAAGTCAATGATACCATTCCAAATCCCAATTAGTTTGAACATTGAATAGTTGGCAAGCATATACATTACACCTCTTTGACTCTTGGCATAAAACATCTAAAAGTGGATATCACATTATCCTTGTTATCTCTTTTTTCCTACTCTGCTTTTCTGAACAAAAATTTCAACACAAACTATGTTCTGgagaatttaaaacaatttctacatcaaacatATAATGGAAGTTTCATAACGTAAAGCATGGATAAATGgcataaaaaatatgaagataTTTGGTTGCAAGATTATAAATGGCATCAGAAATATGCTCCTTGCCAAACAGATAGACCACCGGGTAGCCTAGAAGCCATCTGAAGCAAATAAAACATACTAAAATGAGATAGTCCCATCACAAATTACATGTTTAATAaggaataagaaaaag
The nucleotide sequence above comes from Glycine soja cultivar W05 chromosome 11, ASM419377v2, whole genome shotgun sequence. Encoded proteins:
- the LOC114375763 gene encoding probable fructokinase-4, yielding MALNNGVPATGTGLIVSFGEMLIDFVPTVSGVSLAEAPGFLKAPGGAPANVAIAVSRLGGKAAFVGKLGDDEFGHMLAGILKENGVRADGINFDQGARTALAFVTLRADGEREFMFYRNPSADMLLKPEELNLELIRSAKVFHYGSISLIVEPCRSAHLKAMEVAKESGCLLSYDPNLRLPLWPSAEEARKQILSIWEKADLIKVSDAELEFLTGSDKIDDESALSLWHPNLKLLLVTLGEHGSRYYTKSFKGSVDAFHVNTVDTTGAGDSFVGALLAKIVDDQSILEDEPRLREVLKFANACGAITTTQKGAIPALPKEEAALKLIKGGS